The region acaagagagagagggagaaaacaagaggaacagagagagaaaaacagaaaacaagaggaacagagagagagggcgaggaaaaacagaaaacaagaggaacagagagagagagggaaaacagaaaacaagaggaacagagagagagagggaagaagcagAAACAAGAGGAacgggaaaaacagaaaacaagaagaccagagagagagggcgagggaaaacaggaaaacaagaggaacagagagagagggcgagggaaaaacagaaaacaagaggaacagagagagggcgagggaaaacagaaaacagaacagagagaagaggaaaacagaaaacaagaggaacagagagagggcgagggaaaaacagaaaacaagaggaacagagagagagggaaaacagaaaacaagaggaaagAGAGGCGAGGGgcggaaaaacagaaaacaagaggaacagagagagagggcgaggaaaaacagaaaacaagaggaacagagagagagggcgagggaaaacagaaaacaagaggaacagagagagggcgagggaaaacagaaaacaagaggaacagagagagagggcgagggaaaaacagaaaacaagaggaacagagagagagagggcgagggaaaaacagaaaacaagacgaacagagagagagggcgagggaaaacagaaaacaagagaacagagagagggcgagggaaaaacagaaaacaagaggaccagagagagggcgagggcgagggaaaacagaaaacaagaggaccagagagagagggcgagggaaaaacagaaaacaagaggaccagagagagaggggagggaaaacagaaaacaagaggaccagagagagagggcgaggaaaaacagaaaacaagaggaacagagagagagggcgagggaaaaacagaaaacaagaggaacagagagagggcgaggaaaaacagaaaacaagaggaccagagagagagggcgagggcgagggaaaaacagaaaacaagaggaccagagagagagggcgagggaaaaacagaaaacaagaggaccagagagagagggcgagggaaaaacagaaaacaagaggaacagagagagagggcgaggaaaaacagaaaacaagaggaccagagagagagggcgagggcgagggaaaaacagaaaacaagaggaccagagagagagggcgagggaaaaacagaaaacaagaggaccagagagagagggcgagggaaaaacagaaaacaagacgaacagagagagagggagagagagataaataatgAAGTGATTTGAGTCGACAGCAGATGATTAAAAAAGCATTATGGGTCACGGggaacagagaggatgatgggagtgGGAAAGGTCAGTGTGGATTAAATTAACTTCCTCTATTTCCGTAATACACATGATTATTCCCTGGTCGGCGTCATCTTTATTCAATGAAGCGAACGGCTGGGTTCTCCGTGTGAAGGGTTCTCCGTGTGAAGGGTTCTCCGTGTGAAGGCTCCTTGAGGAGAGAAACACCCTGGTGAGACACCGGGCCCCAAAACGGAGATCTAGACTGAACACACTGGCTGTTATGTAGAGTAGATCACTGTCTGGAGGTCATCACTACAGGTCAACAGGTCATGTTGATTGTCGTCTATGTCATAGCCAAACATAGATCTAGACTGAACAGACTGGCAGGTTGATGGACTATCACCAGAGGTCAAAAGGGCATGATGACTTCAGCCTATGTCATTGTCTTTAAACTCCCCCCTATACCCAAATGTAGATCTAGACTGAATAGACTGACTGTTCTGTAGAGTTGTTGATGGGTCATCACTAGAGATCAAACAAAAGGTCATCATCCTTTTCTTTATTCTGTTTAGTCTCTTTCATCAACTGTATGATTGATTTGTATTATCTTGTATTGAGTGATTGGGCCGAGGTGGGAAACTCCAGGCCTGAAGGGCTGCTGTGTGTGCATCATTTTGTTCCAAGATAATCACAGAAATCTGTTTTATTGTCACACAggccagataggtgcagtgaaatgtgttgttttacagggtcagacatagaAGTACAGCGCCCCTGGATCAAACTATCATCCACATGTCTTTCACCTAACCAGCCATCTTCGGGTTACTGGCACAACCCTctgacctctaggctacctgctgcatcCCTGATTCAAATAAACAGCTCATCCtgatcttcaaatcaaatcactatTAATTTCAAGTGTATTTCACATGGTCTCAACACACTGGCCTGGAGCAAAAACCTGCAAAAACTGTACCCAGTGCTGTGTAGCATAGCGCCTCGTGTCTGTGGTCGTGTGGCGGTGCGGAGGGGTTCCATACCTGCAGACGGAGCACTGCCTCTGTGGCTGCAGCGCAGTGAACATCACGATGACCGAGTAGTTCCGGGGCGGGGCCTTGACGAACCTCCGGAACTTATCGCCGTTCATCCGGATCACAGAACGCCTGGAGCTCCACTCCATCATCTGATCCACCTTCTCCACCAACATGTTCTGGAaaaacagggatggagagaggaggacgagaggggaggaagacggaaagggaaaaggagggaggaatggtgagagggaagggaaaaggagggaggaagggtgagagggaagggaaaggagggaggaagggtgaacaggaagggaaaaggagggaggaagggtgaacggaagggaaaaggagggaggaagggtgagagggaagggaaaaggagggaggaagggtgagaaggaagggaaaaggagggaggaagggtgagaaggaagggaaaaggagggaggaagggtgagagggaagggaaaaggagggaggaagggtgagaaggaagggaaaaggagggaggaagggtgagaaggaagggaaaaggagggaggaagggtgagagggaagggaaaacgagggaggaagggtgaacgggaagggaaaaggagggaggaaggatgaaCGGGAAGggtaaaggagggaggaaggatgaacgggaagggaaaaggagggaggaaggatgaacgggaagggaaaaggagggaggaagggtgaaCAGGAAGGGAAAGGAAAACAGGAGAAACCATTATGACCAAGTATTAAACTAGGTGTCAACCAGGAAATAATTGGTGTTTTCTAGAATGAATGAGTCACACACACGAATCTCAAGGGGGCTATCAGACGTTGTGATGTGTGACAGCCATTGTGCTGTACAACTCTCCCGGAatctattttgttgttgttgaaaatctACACGTTCAAGGGTATGCCTTCACAAAAGGGCATTGTGGTAGAAGTCGAAAACATTGATAAACTATTTCGCGGCCTGGCTCTCATTTGAAGTTCTATTCATGTGCACTGAATACGAGCTCTGAACAGAAGCCCAGTACCTAACAACTTAGGCTCGTGTTAAGAGTCGAGAAACTCATAGTAATAGTCAAAACAAACATAGAATAACTCGTGGCATCGCTCTCTTTGAAGTCTCATTCACAACGGACAGCAACTCAAGGACGAACGTTTCCAAATTCACACGGGGAGATTACAGTTGCTACTTTTACACAGTTCTCTTCAGAGTTGTGTAGTGATAGACTTTCTGCTGTCGCCATGACAACAGCCAGCCAATGTCCTGCCCCACTAACTGGatagttactgtataatgtagaggATTGTGTTTGAACTGTCCAACGTGACCAGAGGTCTTACTGACAGGTATCAGGGTAGGGTATCAGCTCTCACTAACTGGatagttactgtataatgtagaggATTGTGTTTGAACTGTCCAACGTGACCAGAGGTCTTACTGACAGGTATCAGGGTAGGGTATCAGCTCTCACTAACTGGatagttactgtataatgtagagggATTGTGTTTGAACTGTCCAACGTGACCAGAGGTCTTCCTGACAGGTATCAGGGTAGGGTATCAGCTCTCACTAACTGGatagttactgtataatgtagagggATTGTGTTTGAACTGTCCAACGTGACCAGAAGTCTTCCTGACAGGTATCAGGGTAGGGTATCAGCTCTCACTAACTGGatagttactgtataatgtagagggATTGTGTTTGAACTGTCCAACGTGACCAGAGGTCTTCCTGACAGGTATCAGGGTAGGGTATCAGCTCTCACTAACTGGatagttactgtataatgtagagggATTGTGTTTGAACTGTCCAACGTGACCAGAGGTCTTCCTGACAGGTATCAGGGTAGGGTATCAGCTCTCACTAACTGGatagttactgtataatgtagagggATTGTGTTTGAACTGTCCAACGTGACCAGAAGTCTTCCTGACAGGTATCAGGGTAGGGTATCAGCTCTCACTAACTGGatagttactgtataatgtagagggATTGTGTTTGAACTGTCCAACGTGACTAGAGTCTTCCTGACAGGTATCAGGGTAGGGTATCAGCTCTCACTAACTGGatag is a window of Oncorhynchus tshawytscha isolate Ot180627B unplaced genomic scaffold, Otsh_v2.0 Un_contig_77_pilon_pilon, whole genome shotgun sequence DNA encoding:
- the LOC121842369 gene encoding tumor suppressor candidate 3-like, with protein sequence MLVEKVDQMMEWSSRRSVIRMNGDKFRRFVKAPPRNYSVIVMFTALQPQRQCSVCRQANEEYQVLANSWRYSSAFCNKLLHRGGL